Below is a window of Salvelinus fontinalis isolate EN_2023a chromosome 14, ASM2944872v1, whole genome shotgun sequence DNA.
cagctttattctaaaattgattcaatttagatgttttcctcatcaatacaccataatgacaaagtgaaagcaggtttttagacatttttgcaaatgtgttaaaataaaacacattatttacataagtgttcagaccctttgctatgagactcgaaattgagctcaggtacatcctgtttccattgatcatccttgatgtttctacaacttgattagagtccacctgtggtaaattcaattgatggatttggaaaggcacacacctgtctatataaggtcccacagttgaccatgcatgtcagagcaaaaaccaagccgtgaggttgAATGAATTGTCcaaagagctccgagacagaattgtgtcgaagcacacatctggggaagggtgctAAAACATTTCTctagaattgaaggtccccaacaacacagtggcctccattcttttattaatgtttttttttaatcccttctccccaattttgtggtatccaattggtagttagttttgtcccatcgctgcaactcccgtacggattcGGGAGAGgtaaaggtcgagagccatgcgtccaccGAAACACACcccagccaagccacactgcttctttacacaatgcccacttaacccggaagccagccgcaccaatgtgtcggaggaagcacCGTACACCTGGCCCGCCCGCCACAGAgacgctagtgcgcgatgggacaagaagcatggtggtggcagcatcatgctgtggggatgtttttcagaagcagagactgggagactagtcggtaTCAAGCGGGGGAAAAtgtacggagcaaagtacagagatccttgatgaaaacctgttccagagtgcccaggacctccgactggggcaaaggttcaccttccaacaggacaacggccctaagcacacagccaagacaatgcaggagtgcagcgatgctccccatgcaacctgatagagcttgagatgatgtgcagagaagaatgggagaaactccccaaatacaagtgtgccaagcttctggcgtcatacccaagaagactcgaggctgtaatcgctgccaaaggtgcttccacaaagtactgagtaaagagtctgaatacctatgtaaatgtgatatttcagttttttttaatacattagcaaaaattctaaccttttttgctttgtcattatggggtattgtctgtagattgggggagggggggggcaatTGAataatttttagaataaggctgtaacgtaacaaagtggaaaaagtcaaagggtctgaatattttccgaatgcactgtaggtatgTACCCTCACAGACAGGTGGGTTGGGTGTTCACCACAGTGTAAATGGTTCAAATGGATTTCCTTCTTTATAAACCTAAGCGTGGTACAGAAAGAGGCCATAGTTAACCCTGGTTTGCTGAGAGGTTAATTGTCTATTAAACCTGCTGCTCAGGAGAACTGAGAAGAGTTGCGTAACACAGACCTGGGGGGAGAGCAGCTCAGACAGTTGTCAacactacagacctgagagagaagaggggatggAAAGAGGCTGTCAGCGCAGTGTGTGCGTGCAGTGAACATGCCCACTGCACGCTCACGTGTCCAATGTTTGTGTGCATCTCAGTTTCCCTGTCTCAAATGGATAGTCTCCTGCTCTCTGCCTGTCCATGGATTTATTTTACTATATAGTGATTTTAAATGCAGTCGGATACCAAGGACAGACCCTGAACTTAACCTTGAAAGAGCGCGTACACAATATATTCTACTTGGACAGTATCGTATTATTGTATGCGTTATGTGAGGGGCGTGGAGGTTTGTTTGACAGTAGCTGTGTTACTTTGATTTACTGTTAATTCACAGGCTGGAGAGCTGGATCGGGTGGTTTCTTTAGAACTCAACTGGTGACATGAAATGCGATAATTAGTTTAACCGGTTTTGATTTAAGAATAAAGGCCTGGACAGTAAAGACCAGATCTCTCCCATCTATCTGACTTTGTTTTGAAGTAAAATAGATCAAATAGTTTTTAATATCTCTTCTGGCTTTAGAATCTGTGACTGATCTAGACATGGGAATCCAGAACTATGAACTCAGTGGCTGATCAATTAAACCAGTTGAGACTTGATTTCTGGTGGATAAAGAAAACCAGTCAACTCTTCTGGGACACTAACAGGACTGGAGCTGAATAGTTCTTTGGCTCGCTGCCTTGGAGAAGCAAAAATAAAAACTTTTAAactttaaaaaaagatatattgGCTCAGCCGAACTATATAAAATTCACTAAATAATTTCAACTTCATTTTACAATTCTGCGAATCACAACCCCCTAATGCTTACCAATGATAGCTCTACAGTGTATGGCTGGTACAGTGTAGTACCGACTTCACACACATAATCAGACACTCCCTATTTGACACAACTGCTGCAAATGTCACAGGCCttagacaggagacacacagtgGTGTGGGGTAGAATACTGGGAAGGAGCACGGTGGTTCCACGTTCTCTACTCACAATGACCCTCAAGGCTTTGGTTGGTTGCTGACTGTTCACTATGCATCAATCCTCACCAACGCTATAATTGAGTTGGCGGGTTAAAGTGCCCACATGTAGTAATTTAGTAATTAGTCATTTAGCCTTGCACCTAGCAAACGCGTCACTTTGTCATGCCAGTAACCCTCTTATGTTATTGTTGCTTTATTATCCCTATCCTTGTAAGCCCACATTATCATCAACATGGCTTAGTTTGATGCAGCTGATAATGACTGTCTGGGTCACTTTGCCGTCCTCCGCTGTAACAGTATCTGTTCTGAGCGACGCAGATTGTAATCGGTCATCATGACCCTGCATAGGCTTTTGTGCGTCAGGCTTTCCGGTGGACCGCAGGCTTGAGGTGAATCTAGTTCTAAGGCTGCCTGGGTCACTTCAGTTTTGCTTGGTCATGAATGaattgagacacacacatacatatattaaACTGTCTCTGTTCTTTTCTTTCCTCTTCAGGCCCTGCAGCATGGATTCTTTGACTTTGAGACATTTGATGTGGACGAATACGAGCACTACGAGGTAATGATGACATGTTGACCTTGGACCTGCTCCAATAGTAAGCGTCCACCCATCAGTTTGAACGGCAGAGCATCTGTAAAATGCAAATGGAAGCACCCCTACAATATTCACAATCCCACTCTGTTACGCAACGCTGCGCTCGACTGATGAGCTGACGTGACCTTTTAGTTTAATGAAAACGTCTTGTGTGAGTGACATCAGTTAGTTTGACCCGACTAGGCAAAACCGGGCAGACTATTGTCGTCTACTACTAAAGTGTGTGGCACATAGTCACAAAATTACTTTTTTGATAATGTTGTGGcagtctagcctggtcccagagctGTGTGTGCCATGGATTAGCAATGACAATAGGAGTAGGCAAGGCGGTacaaaccgatctgggaccaggctagtgggAGCCATCAGTTTAGGTTGATACTGAAGATGGCTACTAACTGGCCAGCCTGGAAAGTCTGAATAAAGCATTTAGTGTTGAAGTAGAATTTTCAGTCAGAGCAAAATGTCCATATCCCTTTTCTTCTGGGCCCCTGTTGGATATGttgagtcttctctctctctctctgttatagcGAGTGGAAAATGGAGACTTCAACTGGATCGTGCCTGGGAAATTTCTGGCCTTCAGTGGACCCCATCCCAAAAGTAAAATAGAAAATGGTGAGATGAGTTTTGGATTCTCTCCGTGACCTTTTATGGACCCTTTTTCTTTCAGAATCAACAGCCGTTCCAGAGTAATTTAATAGTGTTGTCTCGACCAATGAACCTTGACAAGGTTCGGGTTTAGATTGGAGGTTTAGATAGACTTTCCCTATGCATCTGTTTTCCCTTGTCTGTTCTCTTCTGTAACAGCAGATGGAGTCATTGGCATAGTAATAAGTTTGACAACAAACCAAAGATTGCTCTGAGCTTAACAAGGCTTTCGTTACTTTTTGTCTTCACCGGAAAGTCTAGAATTAGTTGTCCGTACCTAAGTTTTACACAAATTAACTGTTCTTAATCTCCCCCCCTAAACCAGGCTACCCTCTTCACGCTCCAGAAGCATACTTCCCCTACTTCCGACAGCACAACGTTACCTCGGTCGTCCGGCTCAACAAGAAGATCTACGATGCCCAGCGCTTCACGGATGCCGGCTTCGACCACTACGACCTGTTCTTTGTAGACGGCAGCACGCCAAGCGACGTCATCACCCGCCGCTTCCTTCACATCTGCGAGAGCACCGACGGAGCCGTGGCTGTCCACTGCAAAGGTGagacatgcacgcgcacacactgcAGTATATGTTGAGATATTTCAAAAATCTGATATACCTGAGGTGTGCTTGATTTGGCTTGCCTGGCATATGGGGTCTGCACTATTTGGACTGTTTCCATTGTGTGCCTGGCAAGCTAAATCAAACGCACCTTACGTATTTTATGTTTGTTAAGAGGGATTTTAAAGAGTTCACTCTTCATTGGAATGTTATTTGGCTGCCAAGTTGATCAGTAATGCAGCGCTCAACTGTAGGCTGTATTTTTGTATTCTTTGCCACCGAACGCAGGTCTGTAGGTCTTACATTAGGGGGCAGTGTTGTTTAATGTATGCCTCTTGTCAGCCGTATTACTtaccagtgttactgtagtgctcTAGTATTACAGTGATACTGTACCCATGTCTTATGTGATGAAGCCTATGTTCCTAAAAGTCTTATTTATAGAACAAATCTGATAACATTATGGTCATGTCTTTATCTGTCTCTTTATCCCATCTCTTTTTATTTATCtcttatctatctctctctctctatcaatcagCTGGCCTTGGGCGTACAGGCACTCTCATAGGCTGTTACCTGATGAAGCACTACCGCTTTACAGCAGCAGAGACCATCGCCTGGATCAGGGTCTGCCGACCAGGCTCCGTCATCGGCCCTCAGCAGCACTTCCTGGAGGAGTAAGTATTCCTTATAGCTGGTCCTAGATCATTTTCCTCTAGCTACTTGTCATTCATATACATTATAAGCCTTTGGAAGAGCAATTGTTAGAATCCACAGTTTCTCAAGCAAGGAACTGTCTTGACAGTCTTTGTGCCCTTGATTGGCAATTTGTCTTGTTCATTCAGAGTTGAGGGGGAATTTATGGGTGGGTATGGAAATCTTCAGAGCCAATGAAATGTTTGTGCCTCAGGTTATGGCCTGATAACACGCTCTGCTGTAGATTTTGTCAGGGGAGAATTTATGTTATTTTTCTTAAGTGTTCTTTAATCTTTATACCAGTTCATCCAAATGTGTTGGCTGACCACTTTTTATTCAACTTGCTGACTAAACCAGAAAGTCTGGCACTCGTGTGTGTTGTGAAGGGGGATAACATACTCCTCCATGGGGGAGAGTCTAACAGGAAATGCAAGGACAGATGAAAGATCTTACACATACCAGTAGGATGCTTTAAACAGCTTTTCAGGCTTGCTCAACTGCTGTTTTGTGGGAAGAGTGTGTGTTTTAAATAGTGCTCGGGACTTGTTCCCAGTCCATCCATCATCTGTGAAGCTGAACAGATTCCTGTCCTGGTTATCCACAGCTTGTTGTTGGTCCTAGTCTTTCCAAAGCTGTCTGCCATGTTCTGGGTGAACAAAGGGGTAAAGATTAAATGGGGTAAATTGTTGGTcaaatctgcccccccccccccctccattcagCCCTTCAACAGCAGTTGTAGTATTATCTCTTAGCATCGATTCcattgtcctgggatataaactgtctctctctggtcaggccACAAGTGACATGGTCTTATAGACTTAAGGTCACACGGTCGGTGAGTGTGTCCTAATGCAACCTCTCACTCCCCCACACCTTTCCATATTTCTCTCCCTTTTCGTCTTCCGCTCATCGCTTTCTCCGATCTGTTTCTATGTCAGGAGGCAAGCAGCCATGTGGATGCAAGGAGACGTGCAGCGTTCGCAGCAGAAGCAGCCGAGGGGCGTGTCTCGCCTCACCTCCAGCATGGACGACCTCACCCTCAACCCCAcccacaccaccatcaccaccagccctGCTGGCATCCTCAAGTCCCACAGCATCGACCGCCTCCAAGAGGTCAGTGCCACCCCACAACACTTCCCAGGGTCCTGTTTGTTAGGCACTAAAATGAATTTAAaaaactgaaacagggagggagtatctgaacttgtccaataagaaacacttgttTCACCTTAATCAATACATCCCTGTGTTCACTTAGGAAATTGCAAATTGTTTCAACCCTGTTTTTAATAAGTTATTTTCTGTTTGgcgcctaatgaacacgaccctgatAATGCCCCATTTCCCTGTGGATGTGAAACATCTGAGGCTACAGCTATTCCCCCACTTTTGATGTAAAACCATTCTAGTGTTCCTTCTAGAATGTTCAATTATAGGTGGCCTACTCCCCTTACCCTCACACACCCTTACCCTCTCTTGTTTGGAGCTGTAGCGTGGGGATGACTAAGTATCGTCTACTCTTGTGGAGGCTGACTCAATTTCCCtgcggagagtgtgtgtgtgtgttcacgtgcGTGTCTGTGCGTAGTCGGTGGTTGTCCGTAAGTTCTGGGGGCTGTGAGGACAGACAGTAGATGTTTGCTTCTAAAGGCTTCTGATCTTGTACTCTTATCCCAGGGTCAAATTATTTATATCAAATGAATCACACACAAGTGTTGACCTGAAGAAAATCTGAGACGTCTAGGGTGTATTATTTCGTACCTAATGTATACTCAGCAAAAaatgaaacgtccctttttcagagataattcgtaaaaatccaaataactacaCAGATCtctattgtaaagggtttaaacactgtttcccatgcttgttcaatgaaccataaacaattgtgGAACCTGTGGAacgtcgttaagacactaacagcttacagacggtaggcaattaaggtcacagttatgaaaacttaggacactaaagaggcctttctactgactctgataaACACcagaagaaagatgcccagggtccctgctcatctgtgtgaatgtgccttaggcatgctgcaaggaggcatgaggacagcagatgtggccagggcaataaattgcaatgtctgtactgtgagacgcctaagacagcgctacagggagacaggccaGACAGCTGAttatcctcgcagtggcagaccacgtgtaacaacagctgcacaggatcggtacatccgaacatcacacctgcgggacagggacagcatggcaacaacaactgcccgagttacaccaggaacgcacaatccctccatcagtgctcagactgtccgcaataggctgagagaggctggactgagggcttgtaggcctgttgtaaggcaggtcctccgacatcaccggcaacaacgtcgcctatgggcacaagactggacaagacaggactggcaaaaagtgctcttcactgacgattcgtggttttgtctcaccaggggtgatggtcagattcgtgtttattgttgaaggaatgagcgttacaccgaggcctgtactctggagcgggattgatttggaggtggattgtccatggtctggggcggtgtgtcacagcatcatcggactgagcttgttgtcattgcaggcaatctcaacactgtgcgttacagggaagacatcctcctccctcatgtggtacccttcctgcaggctcatcctgacatggccctccagcatgacaatgccaccagccataatgctcgttctgtgcgtgatttcctgcaagacaggaatgtcagtgttctgccatggccagcgaagagcccggatctcaatcccattgtgcacgtctgggacctgttgcttaggagggtgagggctagggccattcccccccagaaatgtccgggaacttgcaggtgccttggtggaagagtggggtaacatctcacagcaagaacgggcaaatctggtgcagtccatgaggaggagatgcactgcagtacttaatgcagctggtggccacaccagatactgacttacttttgacccccccctttgttcagggacacattattaattttctgttagtcacatgtctgtggaacttgttcagtttgtctcatttgttgaatctgaaaatacaaatatttacacatgttaagtttgctgggggaaaacgcagttgacagtgagagaatgtttctttttttgctgagtttatttatcaAACCAGCACTAGACATACTATAGGGGTGGGAGAGCTATTTCCGTAGACAGCTGTTCTTCTTGTACACAAAACACGGCCATGTTTTGCTTTGTTTCATTGTGATCTACTGAACATGCTTAGGCGCATATTTTACTGGTTCATGCGTTCTCTCCACAGAACGACTACATTGGAGAGAACGGGCTCTGCATGACCCAAGGAGATAAACTGCGTGCCTTAAAGGGCCGGCGCCAGCCCAGGTTGGCCACAACGGGAGCCCTAAGGTAAGAATTGCCATGGATACCTCAAACTTCCCCTCTAAGATCCTCCCATCTTATTAGTTGGCACCTTTTTGAGATCTCAGGTGAGGAATTCAGCCTTTCCTCCCTTAGCAGTATAGCGTTCCACGTTTTGATGAACTCCGTCCTCTGCACTACGGAAAGTAATGCATATTTAAGGTTAAAACCCACAAGTAAAAATTCTGGGAGGCATGAAAACCACCCCGCTGGCGGACAGTTGTAAACTGTGGAATGATTTGAATTTATCTGTCTAGCGCCGTCTTCTAGCTCAGTGGTTCCCAACTGAGGAACTCTCAGGTGTGCCGTGAAACTTTTCCTTATCGTGATGATTTCTTACTCTATACCACAGCCTCTTGCTATAGAAAGAAACAGAACATGGCTTTGTGTCTGTGGTTGCACCTTTTTATAATGAAGAAAACTGATAGTCTCTAGCATAAACTGTTAAAAACGAAATACTTATTTTACCTGACCTAAAACAAAATAAATTCTGGCGCAGATTTCAGGACACTCTTGAAGAGGTACACACATTAACCACTATAAAAAAAAGTTAATTAATTAATTGGGACATTTTAGGTGTACTGCAGAATTTTATATCGCGTCATGGTGGGCCACGGTTCAAAAAAGATGTGGGATCACTGTTCTAGCAAGTAAGACAGTCTGTGGCTCTGTGATCTGATTCGGGGCTCAGGTTTCCATGGTTATCTAGCTGAAATAACACAGGCACTGCCAGGCAGCGCAGGATTTTCAGGATAATGGCTCTGTTTCACGCTGGGGTTTCTGTTGAAAAATACTCGATTTGGTTTTCCTCTAGAAAGTCATTTTTAAGCTTTCGTTTTAGTCATGTAGCCTACTGCATGCTCTCTTCCAAAATGCCTTAGTAATCACTACTTTCCCCCTTCCCTGTGCTCGAAGTAAATATACATGTGCAAACATGCTGCCTTTGGACATGTAAACCCTCCATCtttgtctccctctttctttttcaGACTTGAAGACATGAAAATGCACACCAGGTCACCATCCCAACCTTTGAGGTACCATTACAATAGTGTTGACTTTGCTGTTTGTCTGTTTGCCCAGTTTTCACTCACACAGAGTGAACTGCTGTCACAAAACACACAATtcacacattctcatcaatataAGTGGCATTAACATCTCGGTCTCTCTCAAGTCATTCAATTCAGTGCAAAGTAAAGCACAACTCAACTCAAGCTGGAACTAGGCTACATCCAGCACAGTGCTGGATGGACAGAGAGgtagtccttgatgatctttttggccttcctgtgactttgggtgctgtaggtgtcctggagggcaggtagtttgcccctagTGATGCGTTGTGtggaccgcaccaccctctggagagccctgcggttgtgggcagtgcagttgccgtaccagtgatacagccagacaggatgctctcaattgtgcatctgtaaaagtttttcAGGGTTTTAGTTAACAAGTcatatttcttcagcctcctgaggttgaagaggcgctgttgcgccttcaccacactgtctgtgtgggtggatcatttcagtttgtcgtgatgtgtacgccgagtaACTTTTTAAGATGGTGCCAACAGAGGGGGCTGCCTCGCTTCTGGTttttaggaaactttgcagtattttgtttttttctttattatttcttACGTTGTTAGCCAAGAAAatgttgtgttattacatacagctggtaagaactattggatatcagagcggcggtaactcaccagcacgaccaggaatacgactttcctgaagcggatcctttgtttgcACCACAatgggcaattgaactgattccagaggccgacccaaaacaacgccggcAGAAAAGGGGTACTCGGAGCGGTCTTCTGGCACGACTTAGTTGTTATCCAGGGACttaatgttcagtccctggataaCAAAGTTGACAAGATTAGGGCAAGAGTTTCtctcagagagacatcagggggtgtaacatactctgtttcatggaaacatggctctctcgggatatactatTGGAGTCGGTCCAGCCATCTGGATTCTCAGTTCATTGCGCcaacaggaataaacatctctccgggaagaagggcgggggtgtgcGTTTCAcaattaacaactcatggtgtaattgtgataacatacaggaactcaagttcttttgttcacccgaccttaAATACCTcataatcaaatgccgaccgtattaccgtCCAAGAGAATTTACTTTGATTATAGTCACGGCCGTGTACACCTCCCCTCATGCCGATACcatgacggccctcaaggaacttcactggactttatgcaaactggaaatcaTATAGCCTGacgctgcatttattgtagctgtggattttaacaaagcaaatttgaggaaaaggctgcctaaattctatcagcatatcgactgtagtactcgcgctgctaAAAAACTCGACCACTGttactccaacttccgggatgcatacaaggccctcccccgccctacttttggaaaatctgaccacaacCCCATTTTGCtactcccttcctataggcagaaactcaaacaagaagtacccgtgctaagaactattcaacgctggtttgACCAaacggaatccacgcttcaagattgttttgactgggatatgttccgggtagcttccGAGAATAATATTGACTAATTCACTGAAACGGtaactgagtttatcaggaagtgtataggagatgttgtacccaatGGGATTAtttaaacctaccctaaccagatcatcaaggacaacacccacccgagccactgcctgttccgcTATCATCCAGCAGGCGAGGTCAGTAAAGGTgcttcaaagctgggacagagagactgaaaaacagcttttatctcaaggccatcagactgttaaatagccatcactagcacagagagtcTGCTGTCTATATACACAGACTTTATTGGCCACTTTTAATAAAtgtaacactagtcactttattaatatcactttaataatgtttacatatcttgcgttACTCATCTCCTATGCATATGCTGTATTttacactattctactgtatcttactctatgccgctctgacattgctcgtccatatatttatatattcttaattccatttcttacttagatttgtgtgtgttgggtatatgttgtgcaattgttagatattacttgttagatattgctgcactgtcaactagaagcacaaacatttcactacacccgcaataacatctgctaagcacGTGTATGTGACCGATTTTGATTTAGAGGAGGAGAGGCGGCTTGGAGTGTGAAAAGAGGGGATGGAAATTGAACTCCCTCTTTTGTGCTAGAGTACGACCCTTAATAAGTGTTCCTCAAAGAGGAGCGAGCGAAGAGTGCCCTTAgacatctctctcctcccactaCTTTAGCCATCTTCCTTTCACCTACTCAAAGgtgtgtgtatccgtgtgtgtgtcACTGAAAGGCAGAGGCTACTCAGGCTAGCACATCTCCTGTAATTGTTGTACTCTCCTGAAATAAGAGTCCTTCAGTACAGACTGATAGTTCACGGATGACCACGAGCAGCAAAGATGGACTGCTTTTATGAAGGAGCTGGGAGTGATGCCTCGTAGCAGAACCAGCATTTTTCTGTCTACTATTATCTCATTCATTGCCACTCCCTTCACACTTCAGTTATATTATACTAATATCAAAGATTCAACTATGGTGCTGTTAAAGCTCCTTACCTAATAAATAGTCCTTTAGATACCGTTCTGTAGCGTCTGGTGTTACTGGATACATCTTTCACTGGGTGTCGTCATTGAAGTCTTGCCCATACGTTGTTTGTTTCTAACAATGAGATTTGTACTGTAGGTCCTTAATGTCTTTAAGGGGTGTACACTATCCAATTTGTGTGCCCGACAAGATGATGGTTTCTATGTGTGTAGTAGAAGAAACTATTGTGTATGTTGGCAAAAGTTGTTACTGCTGTTAACAGCTGTTACGTTTGTTACTCCACCTCACAATATGTAAGTCCAAATCAtcttaggagatgtagtcacacGGGAtgtaggtcccgtgtggctcagttggtagagcatggcgcttgcaacgccagtgttgtgggttcattccccacggggggaccaggatgaatatgtatgaactttccaatttgtaagtcgctctggataagagcgtctgctaaattacttaaatgtaaatctttctttctttctctctcacagcaGGATGAACCTCGGAGTGGGCACTCAGGGCACCATCTCCCCTCTCAAGTCCTCCAAAGTCCCATCATCCTCTGCTTCGGCCAGCGCCAAGAGAATcggcagcagctcctcctcctcggCGTCCAACCTCAAGAGGTGAGCCTGCACCCTCCCCCC
It encodes the following:
- the LOC129810983 gene encoding dual specificity protein phosphatase CDC14AB-like isoform X1, encoding MPLDSLKHSAILSTLFKMADDIELIGASEFIKDRLYFATLRSKPKSTANTHYFCTDDEFIYENFYADFGPLHLAILYRYCCKLNKKLKSFTLTRKRIVHYTSFDQRKRANAAVLIGAYAVIYLKKTPEEAYRALISGSNSSYLPFRDASFGNCTYNLTILDCLQGIRKALQHGFFDFETFDVDEYEHYERVENGDFNWIVPGKFLAFSGPHPKSKIENGYPLHAPEAYFPYFRQHNVTSVVRLNKKIYDAQRFTDAGFDHYDLFFVDGSTPSDVITRRFLHICESTDGAVAVHCKAGLGRTGTLIGCYLMKHYRFTAAETIAWIRVCRPGSVIGPQQHFLEERQAAMWMQGDVQRSQQKQPRGVSRLTSSMDDLTLNPTHTTITTSPAGILKSHSIDRLQENDYIGENGLCMTQGDKLRALKGRRQPRLATTGALRLEDMKMHTRSPSQPLSRMNLGVGTQGTISPLKSSKVPSSSASASAKRIGSSSSSSASNLKSSSINSRLASSLGNLYAANGGEDNKKPPFAPTSSPPSSPPSSIVTITPSGRTAPGPRYVANGTRGTIYHHHEANNNQYNSSPAGIFSHGGLAGAPHNAAGRLGPRPEEYGPYRSQKGGYSGLSGSSGRYLSRSIPSLQSEYVQY
- the LOC129810983 gene encoding dual specificity protein phosphatase CDC14AB-like isoform X2, coding for MPLDSLKHSAILSTLFKMADDIELIGASEFIKDRLYFATLRSKPKSTANTHYFCTDDEFIYENFYADFGPLHLAILYRYCCKLNKKLKSFTLTRKRIVHYTSFDQRKRANAAVLIGAYAVIYLKKTPEEAYRALISGSNSSYLPFRDASFGNCTYNLTILDCLQGIRKALQHGFFDFETFDVDEYEHYERVENGDFNWIVPGKFLAFSGPHPKSKIENGYPLHAPEAYFPYFRQHNVTSVVRLNKKIYDAQRFTDAGFDHYDLFFVDGSTPSDVITRRFLHICESTDGAVAVHCKAGLGRTGTLIGCYLMKHYRFTAAETIAWIRVCRPGSVIGPQQHFLEERQAAMWMQGDVQRSQQKQPRGVSRLTSSMDDLTLNPTHTTITTSPAGILKSHSIDRLQENDYIGENGLCMTQGDKLRALKGRRQPRLATTGALRLEDMKMHTRSPSQPLSRMNLGVGTQGTISPLKSSKVPSSSASASAKRIGSSSSSSASNLKSPFNLNMFNTKAVVLR
- the LOC129810983 gene encoding dual specificity protein phosphatase CDC14AB-like isoform X3, translated to MPLDSLKHSAILSTLFKMADDIELIGASEFIKDRLYFATLRSKPKSTANTHYFCTDDEFIYENFYADFGPLHLAILYRYCCKLNKKLKSFTLTRKRIVHYTSFDQRKRANAAVLIGAYAVIYLKKTPEEAYRALISGSNSSYLPFRDASFGNCTYNLTILDCLQGIRKALQHGFFDFETFDVDEYEHYERVENGDFNWIVPGKFLAFSGPHPKSKIENGYPLHAPEAYFPYFRQHNVTSVVRLNKKIYDAQRFTDAGFDHYDLFFVDGSTPSDVITRRFLHICESTDGAVAVHCKAGLGRTGTLIGCYLMKHYRFTAAETIAWIRVCRPGSVIGPQQHFLEERQAAMWMQGDVQRSQQKQPRGVSRLTSSMDDLTLNPTHTTITTSPAGILKSHSIDRLQENDYIGENGLCMTQGDKLRALKGRRQPRLATTGALRLEDMKMHTRSPSQPLSRMNLGVGTQGTISPLKSSKVPSSSASASAKRIGSSSSSSASNLKSLPSLHLSTYPFSCLL